One Alcanivorax sp. REN37 DNA window includes the following coding sequences:
- the thiD gene encoding bifunctional hydroxymethylpyrimidine kinase/phosphomethylpyrimidine kinase yields the protein MKPNILVIAGHDPSGGAGIHADIEAIHSLGGFAATLITGLTIQNSQEVRGFELVPVELLLRQADCLLDDMRFDAVKIGMTGSVEMIHAIAGLLDRLPGVPVVVDPVLVAESGGALSAGTVPEAMLRELLPRATIATPNLPEAQRLAGSDDLDRCGERLLASGCPAVVITGTHHDTTDVHNHLFTATGRTTLSWPRLDGAYHGSGCTLAAATATLLGHGHSPAEALARAQDYVHQCLRRAWRAGKGQLIPNRLP from the coding sequence ATGAAACCCAACATTCTGGTGATAGCCGGTCATGACCCCTCCGGTGGTGCCGGCATCCACGCCGACATTGAGGCGATTCACAGCCTCGGCGGCTTTGCCGCCACCCTGATCACCGGGCTCACCATCCAGAACAGCCAAGAAGTGCGGGGCTTCGAGCTAGTGCCGGTGGAGCTGCTACTGCGGCAAGCCGACTGCCTGCTGGACGACATGCGCTTCGATGCGGTGAAAATCGGCATGACCGGCAGCGTGGAGATGATCCACGCCATCGCGGGCTTGCTCGACCGCCTGCCCGGAGTGCCGGTGGTGGTCGATCCGGTGCTGGTGGCAGAATCCGGCGGCGCCCTGTCCGCCGGCACGGTACCGGAGGCCATGCTGCGCGAGTTGCTGCCGCGCGCCACCATCGCCACTCCGAACCTACCCGAAGCGCAGCGTCTGGCTGGCAGTGACGACCTTGACCGCTGCGGCGAGCGGCTACTGGCGAGCGGCTGTCCGGCGGTGGTGATCACCGGCACCCACCACGACACCACCGACGTACACAATCATCTGTTCACGGCGACGGGTCGCACCACCCTGAGCTGGCCGCGACTGGACGGCGCCTATCATGGCAGCGGCTGCACGCTGGCCGCCGCCACCGCCACCCTGCTCGGCCATGGCCATAGCCCCGCCGAGGCGCTGGCGAGAGCGCAGGACTATGTCCACCAGTGCCTGCGCCGCGCTTGGCGTGCCGGTAAGGGACAATTGATCCCCAACCGCTTGCCCTGA
- the hemL gene encoding glutamate-1-semialdehyde 2,1-aminomutase: MVRKHSEQLFRAAREVIPGGVNSPVRAFNGVGGSPVFIHRGEGAYLFDEDDNRYIDYVGSWGPLILGHGDPDVRARIHAAVDQGTSFGAPTAVEIELAQKVCELMPSIEQVRMVSSGTEATMSAIRLARGFTGRDLIVKFEGCYHGHVDSLLVKVGSGALTLGVPSSPGVPAAVTENTLTLPYNDLAAVQECFAAQGERIACIIVEPVAGNMNCVPPCASFLEGLRTVCDEHGSLLIFDEVMTGFRVALGGAQALYGVRPDLTTLGKIIGGGMPVGAFGGRRDVMQHIAPAGPVYQAGTLSGNPVAMAAGLATLEKIAVDGFHEQLTARTTRLLDGLATAARESGIAMTTNQVGAMFGLFFTDQTRVARFDEVMKCDVERFQRFFHAMLERGVYLAPSAFEAGFVSAAHTDADIDATVQAAREVFLAGC, from the coding sequence ATGGTCCGCAAGCATTCTGAGCAGCTGTTCCGCGCCGCCCGCGAAGTGATTCCCGGCGGCGTAAACTCCCCAGTCCGCGCCTTCAACGGTGTCGGCGGCAGCCCGGTGTTCATTCACCGCGGCGAAGGCGCCTACCTGTTCGATGAAGACGACAACCGCTACATCGATTACGTCGGCTCTTGGGGCCCGCTGATCCTCGGCCACGGCGATCCCGACGTGCGTGCCCGCATCCACGCGGCGGTGGACCAGGGCACCAGCTTCGGCGCGCCCACTGCCGTGGAAATCGAGCTGGCACAGAAAGTCTGTGAGCTGATGCCGTCGATTGAGCAGGTGCGCATGGTCAGCTCCGGCACCGAAGCCACCATGAGCGCTATCCGCCTGGCGCGCGGCTTCACCGGCCGCGATCTGATTGTGAAGTTCGAAGGCTGCTATCACGGCCACGTCGACAGCCTGCTGGTAAAGGTCGGCTCTGGCGCCCTCACTCTGGGCGTGCCCAGCTCACCGGGCGTACCGGCCGCGGTGACTGAGAACACGCTGACCCTGCCCTACAACGACCTGGCTGCCGTGCAGGAGTGCTTTGCCGCCCAGGGCGAGCGCATCGCCTGCATCATTGTCGAGCCCGTGGCCGGCAACATGAACTGCGTGCCGCCCTGCGCCAGCTTCCTGGAAGGTCTACGCACGGTATGCGATGAGCACGGCAGCTTGCTGATTTTCGATGAAGTGATGACCGGCTTCCGCGTTGCACTCGGCGGTGCCCAAGCGCTGTATGGGGTGCGCCCGGACCTGACCACGCTTGGCAAGATCATCGGCGGCGGCATGCCGGTGGGCGCGTTCGGCGGCCGGCGTGACGTCATGCAGCACATCGCCCCGGCCGGCCCGGTGTACCAGGCCGGCACCTTGTCCGGCAACCCGGTCGCCATGGCGGCGGGGTTGGCCACGCTGGAGAAAATCGCGGTGGACGGCTTCCACGAGCAGCTCACTGCCCGCACCACCCGCCTGCTGGATGGCCTCGCTACCGCCGCCCGCGAAAGCGGCATCGCCATGACCACCAATCAGGTCGGCGCCATGTTCGGCCTGTTCTTCACCGACCAGACCCGGGTTGCGCGTTTTGATGAAGTGATGAAATGCGACGTGGAACGCTTCCAGCGTTTCTTCCACGCCATGTTGGAGCGCGGTGTGTACTTGGCACCGTCCGCCTTTGAGGCCGGATTTGTGTCGGCCGCCCATACCGACGCCGATATTGACGCCACGGTGCAGGCCGCGCGGGAAGTGTTCTTGGCCGGCTGCTGA
- the thiE gene encoding thiamine phosphate synthase codes for MTALSGLYVITDPQLLPPAQLMPACAAALAGGARILQYRDKPASAEQRLRRARDLRDLTREHGALLIINDDLELALRCHADGVHLGQGDGNAADARRRLGPDAILGVTCHDRLDLARNAADQGASYVAFGRFFPSHTKPQAPPASIDILTAAQPLGLPRVAIGGVNADNGAHLIAAGAEMLAVIHAVFGAPNIEAAARRLAALFFPSPR; via the coding sequence ATGACCGCACTTTCCGGACTGTACGTCATCACCGATCCGCAGCTGCTCCCCCCGGCACAGCTTATGCCAGCCTGTGCCGCCGCCTTGGCCGGCGGCGCCCGCATTCTGCAATACCGCGACAAACCCGCCAGCGCCGAACAACGCCTGCGCCGCGCCCGCGACCTGCGCGACCTGACCCGTGAGCACGGCGCGCTGCTGATCATCAATGACGACCTCGAATTGGCGCTGCGCTGCCACGCCGATGGCGTACACCTCGGCCAAGGTGACGGCAACGCGGCCGACGCCCGCCGCCGGCTGGGACCTGATGCGATTCTCGGAGTGACCTGCCACGACCGGCTGGATCTCGCCCGCAACGCCGCCGACCAAGGCGCCAGCTATGTGGCGTTCGGCCGCTTTTTCCCGTCACACACCAAGCCCCAGGCGCCGCCGGCCAGCATCGATATTCTCACCGCCGCCCAACCCCTCGGCCTGCCCCGGGTAGCGATCGGCGGCGTGAATGCTGATAATGGCGCGCACCTGATTGCCGCCGGTGCCGAAATGCTGGCAGTGATCCATGCCGTATTCGGCGCTCCGAATATCGAGGCCGCCGCCCGCCGGCTGGCCGCATTGTTTTTCCCATCACCACGTTGA
- a CDS encoding tetratricopeptide repeat protein, which translates to MAATTVRLMVVGLTLALGACAVTPPGGDTGAGPRTIPQLPPQQPATALPPVAIAASSPTYSLLSAAQGARRQQDLGKAGRYLERALNVAGPGEATVLYRELAELRIQEGQPRAAEGLLMRALREAPAHDEWRAELWERIAAVRAQQGNSAGAKDARQRADTLRAGKPRSA; encoded by the coding sequence ATGGCTGCGACGACTGTTCGATTGATGGTGGTAGGTCTGACGCTGGCGCTGGGCGCTTGTGCCGTCACGCCTCCGGGCGGTGACACGGGCGCCGGCCCGCGTACGATTCCACAGCTGCCGCCCCAGCAGCCGGCCACTGCGTTACCGCCGGTGGCGATTGCCGCATCGTCGCCGACTTACAGCCTGTTGTCAGCGGCCCAGGGCGCGCGGCGACAGCAGGACCTGGGCAAGGCCGGGCGGTACCTGGAGCGGGCGCTGAATGTGGCCGGCCCGGGCGAGGCGACGGTGTTGTACCGGGAGTTGGCGGAGCTGCGTATCCAAGAGGGGCAGCCGCGTGCGGCAGAAGGTTTGCTGATGCGAGCGTTGCGTGAAGCGCCGGCTCATGATGAATGGCGGGCGGAGTTGTGGGAGCGCATCGCTGCGGTGCGCGCCCAGCAGGGCAACAGCGCTGGCGCCAAGGATGCGCGCCAGCGTGCAGACACATTGCGAGCGGGGAAGCCCCGCTCGGCCTGA
- the hemJ gene encoding protoporphyrinogen oxidase HemJ, which yields MLWVEALHIVAVVSWFAGLFYLPRLFVYHADAKDSLSNERFKVMERKLFRGIMTPAMIATLGLGIWLLHLQDYMWLRSGWLHAKLTLVVLVVIYHHLCLMHMKRFARDANTHSHVYFRWFNEAPIVLLLGIVILVVVKPF from the coding sequence ATGTTGTGGGTTGAAGCACTACATATTGTCGCGGTCGTATCTTGGTTTGCCGGCCTGTTCTACTTGCCGCGCTTGTTCGTCTACCACGCTGACGCCAAGGACAGCCTTAGCAACGAACGCTTCAAGGTGATGGAGCGCAAACTGTTCCGCGGCATCATGACCCCGGCCATGATTGCCACCCTCGGCCTCGGCATCTGGCTGCTGCATTTGCAGGATTATATGTGGCTACGTTCCGGCTGGCTGCACGCCAAACTGACGCTGGTGGTGCTGGTGGTGATCTACCACCACCTTTGTCTGATGCACATGAAACGCTTTGCCCGTGACGCCAACACCCACAGCCACGTGTATTTCCGCTGGTTCAACGAAGCCCCCATCGTGTTGCTGCTCGGCATCGTGATCTTGGTGGTGGTGAAACCGTTCTGA